From one Acidobacteriota bacterium genomic stretch:
- a CDS encoding methyltransferase: MDANQPTVTPEKIMQDLWAARNTMALVSGVDLDVFTHIAQGKNTLNDLAKATKASKRGLSHLLDALVGTGYLNKKGDKYGLEPVSAAFLIKGQNPYMGAFAQETKLNYDAWGQLTEVVKTGRPIVAVDQEQAGRDFFPRLVAAIFPMSFGGASAVAASLPEKKRKQIKEILDVAAGSAAWSLAFAQAIPDARVTVLDYPEVTPIARQFVDSFGLNDRYTYIDGNLREINFGRNKYDLILLGHIIHSEGEKWGKKLIKKCAAALKEGGILLIAEMVPNDTRTGPAMPLVFGLNMLIHTKEGSVFTMKEYKVWLKEAGFKRIWTVDAPAPSPIILASK, translated from the coding sequence ATGGACGCAAATCAACCAACCGTTACACCCGAAAAAATTATGCAGGATTTATGGGCGGCGCGAAACACCATGGCGCTCGTCAGTGGCGTTGATCTGGACGTTTTCACGCACATCGCTCAGGGCAAAAATACTTTGAATGATTTAGCCAAAGCCACGAAAGCCAGCAAACGCGGACTTAGTCATTTGCTCGATGCGCTGGTGGGCACCGGTTATTTGAACAAAAAAGGCGATAAATACGGACTCGAACCGGTGTCGGCAGCGTTTCTGATTAAAGGTCAAAATCCATATATGGGCGCGTTCGCTCAGGAGACCAAATTAAATTACGACGCCTGGGGACAACTGACCGAAGTCGTCAAGACCGGTCGCCCGATAGTCGCAGTTGACCAGGAACAAGCCGGGCGCGATTTCTTTCCGAGACTGGTTGCAGCAATTTTCCCGATGAGTTTCGGCGGCGCAAGCGCAGTTGCCGCAAGCCTTCCTGAAAAGAAGCGCAAACAGATTAAAGAGATTTTAGATGTCGCGGCAGGTTCGGCTGCGTGGTCGCTCGCTTTTGCGCAAGCGATCCCCGATGCCCGTGTCACCGTTCTGGATTACCCGGAAGTCACGCCGATTGCGCGGCAATTCGTTGACTCATTCGGATTGAACGACCGTTACACTTACATTGATGGCAATCTGCGCGAAATCAATTTCGGGCGCAACAAATATGACCTGATCCTGCTCGGTCATATCATCCATTCGGAAGGCGAAAAGTGGGGCAAAAAGTTAATCAAGAAATGCGCCGCAGCACTAAAAGAAGGCGGCATTTTGTTGATTGCCGAAATGGTTCCCAATGACACCCGCACCGGTCCCGCGATGCCGCTGGTCTTCGGACTGAATATGCTGATTCATACCAAAGAAGGCAGCGTGTTTACCATGAAAGAGTACAAAGTGTGGCTCAAGGAAGCCGGGTTCAAACGCATCTGGACGGTTGACGCGCCCGCGCCTTCGCCCATAATCTTGGCGTCGAAGTAA
- the xseA gene encoding exodeoxyribonuclease VII large subunit, whose product MQLKILARIFMSQQLSFLEQLMQEREPLTVSELTAQIKILVENRFADVWVEGEVSNFKRHSSGHWYFSLKDEGATLRCASFRMQNRLIRFTPEDGLKVRARGHLSLYETRGDYQMIVEYLEPVGMGALQLAFEQLKRRLAADGLFDIEHKREIPALPRCIGVVTSPTGAALRDILRVLKRRNESVNVLIAPARVQGEGAAKEIARAIENLNAQDDVEVIIVGRGGGSIEDLWCFNEETVARAIYNSRVPVISAVGHETDFTIADFVADLRVATPSMAAEVVSMAREEVILRLAGLVQEMYNAIRYKLADAQHELADIVSSRAFLEIPSRIKTYRQRFDDAIYAMESALRKQIRNKRAVREQFNIRVRDANLKHKLARQSGELGILSTRLAAAIKNQTDHQRESFAITVGKLQALSPLAVLSRGYAIAFDDENKIIKRAIDVQSGDAVRIRLAEGEIECTKK is encoded by the coding sequence ATGCAGCTTAAAATTCTTGCAAGGATTTTCATGTCGCAACAACTCTCTTTTCTCGAACAACTGATGCAGGAGCGCGAACCGCTGACGGTTTCCGAACTCACGGCGCAAATAAAAATCCTGGTCGAGAATCGTTTCGCTGATGTCTGGGTCGAAGGCGAAGTTTCCAATTTCAAACGCCACTCTTCCGGTCACTGGTATTTCTCTTTAAAAGACGAAGGCGCAACCCTCAGATGCGCGAGTTTCCGTATGCAAAACCGTTTAATTCGCTTCACCCCCGAAGACGGGTTGAAGGTTCGGGCGCGCGGTCACTTATCGCTTTATGAAACGCGCGGCGATTATCAAATGATTGTCGAATACCTCGAACCGGTTGGTATGGGGGCGCTGCAACTGGCATTCGAGCAACTCAAACGACGACTCGCCGCCGATGGACTTTTCGATATTGAACACAAGCGCGAAATCCCCGCTTTGCCGCGTTGCATAGGGGTTGTGACTTCGCCGACCGGCGCGGCGCTACGCGATATTTTGCGGGTGTTAAAACGCCGCAATGAAAGCGTCAATGTGCTGATTGCCCCGGCGCGTGTGCAGGGCGAAGGCGCGGCAAAGGAGATTGCCCGCGCGATTGAAAATTTAAACGCCCAGGACGATGTTGAAGTGATTATCGTTGGACGCGGCGGCGGTTCAATCGAAGACCTCTGGTGTTTTAACGAAGAGACGGTGGCTCGCGCAATTTATAATTCGCGGGTGCCGGTCATCTCTGCCGTCGGACACGAAACCGATTTTACGATTGCCGATTTCGTCGCTGATTTACGGGTTGCAACGCCTTCGATGGCAGCCGAAGTTGTATCGATGGCGCGCGAAGAGGTGATATTAAGACTCGCGGGACTCGTGCAGGAAATGTACAACGCGATTCGTTATAAACTCGCCGACGCGCAACACGAACTCGCAGACATCGTTTCCAGCCGCGCCTTTTTGGAAATCCCTTCGCGCATTAAAACCTACCGGCAACGTTTCGACGATGCGATTTACGCAATGGAATCGGCGCTCAGAAAACAGATAAGAAATAAACGAGCGGTTCGCGAGCAATTCAACATTCGCGTGCGTGACGCCAACCTCAAACATAAGCTGGCGCGTCAAAGCGGCGAACTGGGCATTCTTTCCACAAGGCTTGCGGCAGCAATCAAAAATCAAACCGACCATCAACGCGAATCGTTTGCCATCACTGTTGGTAAATTGCAGGCACTTTCACCGCTCGCGGTTTTATCGAGGGGCTACGCGATTGCTTTCGATGATGAGAACAAAATCATCAAGCGCGCCATAGATGTGCAAAGCGGCGACGCGGTTCGCATACGCCTTGCCGAAGGCGAAATCGAATGCACAAAAAAATAA
- a CDS encoding HNH endonuclease, which produces MKKQSIKKHLKPYSIYKERKTTINNAFASALAPNDTYNDKLIDEGLRLIGQNPDVELHCIYCNFKAETWDHLISLVKNSELRGYGHQIGNLVPCCKSCNSKKGAKDWESFIDKNVKEENTKEELKRRLKLYLQRHAKPVDLEKIKIEMPEEWAQYLKLREQIFELMNEADMIAEKIRSNLF; this is translated from the coding sequence ATGAAAAAGCAATCCATAAAAAAACATCTCAAACCTTATTCAATTTACAAAGAACGGAAAACAACAATTAACAATGCTTTTGCGTCTGCACTTGCGCCAAACGATACTTATAACGATAAACTTATAGATGAAGGTTTGAGACTAATCGGGCAAAACCCAGACGTTGAGCTGCATTGTATTTATTGTAATTTTAAAGCCGAAACTTGGGATCATCTAATCAGCTTAGTAAAAAATTCAGAACTGCGAGGCTATGGTCATCAAATAGGAAACCTTGTTCCTTGTTGCAAGAGTTGCAATTCAAAAAAAGGAGCAAAAGATTGGGAATCTTTCATTGATAAAAATGTAAAAGAGGAAAATACCAAGGAAGAATTGAAACGACGGTTAAAATTATATCTTCAACGCCATGCTAAACCGGTAGACCTTGAAAAAATCAAAATAGAAATGCCAGAGGAATGGGCACAGTATTTGAAATTGAGAGAACAAATATTTGAATTAATGAATGAAGCCGATATGATTGCAGAAAAAATACGTAGCAATTTATTTTGA
- a CDS encoding exodeoxyribonuclease VII small subunit, with protein sequence MTKKTFESSLKELEKIVEQLEGGDLPLERSLELFEQGINLSRDCQKRLDEAERKVELLLKDSDGTFSRVDFEKTPEDEEEVF encoded by the coding sequence ATGACAAAAAAAACATTTGAATCATCGCTCAAGGAATTAGAGAAAATCGTTGAACAACTTGAAGGCGGCGATTTGCCTCTGGAACGGTCGCTTGAATTATTCGAGCAAGGCATCAACCTGTCGCGTGATTGCCAAAAACGATTAGACGAAGCCGAACGCAAAGTCGAATTGCTGTTGAAAGACAGCGACGGGACATTTTCAAGAGTCGATTTTGAAAAAACCCCGGAAGATGAAGAAGAGGTTTTCTAA